The sequence tttcttccactttgacattacagagttatTTCAGTAGGTTATTGACCAAAAATTACATTTTACTTCCAAGTTGTAAGATAATAAAATGTGAAGTAATCAAAGGGGTATGAAaactgtatcaaggtactgtgtcaaggtactgtgtcaaggtactgtgtcaaggtactgtgtcaaagtactgtatcaaggtactgtatcaaggtactgtgtcaTGGTACTGTattaaggtactgtatcaaggtaatgtgtcaaggtactgtatcaaggtactgtatcaaggtactgtgtcaaggtactgtgtcaaggtactgtatcaaggtactgtattaaggtactgtatcaaggtactgtgtcaaggtactgtgtcaaggtactgtatcaaggtactgtattaaggtactgtgtcaaggtactgtatcaaggtaatgtatcaaggtactgtatcaaggtactgtgtcaaggtaaTGTGTCAAGatactgtatcaaggtactgtgtcaaggtactgtgtcaaggtactgtgtcaaggtactgtatcaaggtactgtgtcaaggtactgtatcaaggtactgtatcaaggtactgtattaaggtactgtgtcaaggtactgtatcaaggtactgtgtcaaggtactgtatcaaggtactgtatcaaggtactgtatcaaggtactgtatcaaggtactgtatcaaggtactgtgtcaaggtactgtgtcaaggtactgtatcaaggtactgtatcaaggtactgtatcaaggtactgtatcagggtactgtaacaaggtactgtatcaaggtactgtatcaaggtactgtgtcaaggtactgtgtcaaggtactgtatcaaggtactgtattaaggtactgtatcagggtactgtatcaaggtactgtgtcaaggtactgtatcagggtACTGTATCAGGGTACTGTATCAGGGTACTGTATCATGGTAGTGTATTAATGTACTGTATCagggtactgtatcaaggtactgtatcagggtactgtgtcaaggtactgtgtcaaggtactgtgTCAACGTACTGTgttaaggtactgtatcaaggtactgtattaaggtactgtatcagggtactgtatcaaggtactgtgtcaaggtactgtatcagggtactgtaacaaggtactgtatcaaggtactgtatcaaggtactgtgtcaaggtactgtattaaggtactgtatcagggtactgtatcaaggtactgtgtcaaggtactgtatcagggtACTGTATCAGGGTACTGTATCATGGTAGTGTAttaaggtactgtatcagggtactgtatcaaggtactgtatcagggtactgtatcagggtactgtatcaaggtactgtatcaaggtactgtatcagggtactgtgtcaaggtactgtgtcaaggtactgtgtcaaggtactgtgttaaggtactgtatcaaggtactgtatcaaggtactgtgtcaaggtactgtatcaagagtgcagatctaggatcagatccccccCCTGTCCATGTCATCCTATCAGACCACCCCTGACCCCACCTCGTGCATGTCATCTTATCAGATTCCCCCTGACCCCATcccgtccatgtcatcttatcagattccccctgaccccatcccgtccatgtcatcttatcagaccccccccccccccccgaccccaCATGTCATCTTATCAGACCCCCCCTGACCCCACCCAGTACATGTCATCTTATTAGATCCCCCCTGACCCCATcccgtccatgtcatcttatcagatCCCCCCTGACCCCACCCAGTACATGTCATCTTATTAGATCCCCCCCGACCCCATCCCGTCCATGTCATCTTGTCAGATCCCCCCTGACCCCACCCAGTACATGTCATCTTATTAGATCCCCCCCGACCCCATcccgtccatgtcatcttatcagacCCCCCCTGACCCCACCCAGTACATGTCATCTTATTAGATCCCCCCTGACCCCATcccgtccatgtcatcttatcagaccccccccccccgaccccaCATGTCATCTTATCAGACCCCCCCTGACCCCACCCAGTACATGTCATCTTATTAGATCCCCCCTGACCCCACcccgtccatgtcatcttatcagatccccccctgaccccatcccgtccatgtcatcttatcagatccccccctgaccccatcccgtccatgtcatcttatcagatcccccctgaccccaccccgtccatgtcatcttatcagatccccccctgaccccatcccgtccatgtcatcttatcagacCCCCCCTGACCCCACCCAGTACATGTCATCTTATTAGATCCCCCCTGACCCCACCCAGTACATGTCATCTTATTAGATCCCCCCCGACCCCATcccgtccatgtcatcttatcagatCCCCCCTGACCCCACCCAGTACATGTCATCTTATTAGATCCCCCCCGACCCCATcccgtccatgtcatcttatcagacCCCCCCTGACCCCACCCAGTACATGTCATCTTATTAGATCCCCCCTGACCCCATcccgtccatgtcatcttatcagaccccccccccccgaccccaCATGTCATCTTATCAGACCCCCCCTGACCCCACCCAGTACATGTCATCTTATTAGATCCCCCCTGACCCCACcccgtccatgtcatcttatcagatccccccctgaccccatcccgtccatgtcatcttatcagatccccccctgaccccatcccgtccatgtcatcttatcagatcccccctgaccccaccccgtccatgtcatcttatcagatccccccctgaccccatcccgtccatgtcatcttatcagatccccccctgaccccatcctgtccatgtcatcttatcagatcccccctgaccccatcccgtccatgtcatcttatcagatCCCCTCTGACCCCACcccgtccatgtcatcttatcagatccccccctgaccccatcccgtccatgtcatcttatcagatccccccctgaccccatcccgtccatgtcatcttatcagatccccccctgaccccatcccgtccatgtcatcttatcagatccccccctgaccccatcccgtccatgtcatcttatcagacCCCCTCTGACCCCACATGTCATCTTCTCAGACCCCTCTGACCCCATCTCGTCCATgccatcttattcattatgatctaaaaggctattATAAATCACTCCTATTCAGAGCTGCTtggtacatatatatattttacctttatttaactagacaagtcagttaacaacaaattcttgtttacaatgatggCCCAACGGGGAGaacagctctgggatttgatccagcaacccttCGATAACTGGCCCGatgcactaaccactaggctacctgtcgaccCAAAAATACATACGGTCCCTGAAAGGATTGGATAGGAAAGCAATATGGTGAAAACTCCTGGCCTATCAGAGGGCAGAGTTGACCTACCATCATATTGTTATCTATCCCATTctatcagatctacacaagttgACTAGACTAGCTGGTGCTGCTACCACCATAATGTTATCCCATTctatcagatctacacaagttgACTAGACTAGCTGGTGCTACTACCACCATAATGTTATCTATCCCATTctatcagatctacacaagttgACTAGACTAGTTGGTGCTGCTACCACCATAATGTTATCCCATTctatcagatctacacaagttgACTAGACTAGCTGGTTCTGCTACCACCATAATGTTATCTATCCCATTctatcagatctacacaagttgACTAGACTAGCTGGTGCTGCTACCACCATAATGTTATCTATCCCATTctatcagatctacacaagttgACTAGACTAGCTGGTGCTGCTACCACCATAATGTTATTTATCCCATTctatcagatctacacaagttgACTAGACTAGCTGGTGCTGCTACCACCATAATGTTATCCCATTCTAACAGATCTACACAAGTTGACTAGACTAGCTGGTGCTGCTACCACCATAATGTTATCCCATTctatcagatctacacaagttgACTAGACTAGCTGGTGCTACTACCACCATAATGTTATCTATCCCATTCTATCAGATCTATACAAGTTGACTAGACTAGCTGGTGCTGCTACCACCATAATGTTATCCCATTctatcagatctacacaagttgACTAGACTAGCTGGTGCTACTACCACCATAATGTTATCTATCCCATTctatcagatctacacaagttgACTAGACTAGCTGGTGCTGCTACCACCATAATGTTATCCCATTctatcagatctacacaagttgACTAGACTAGCTGGTGCTGCTACCACCATAATGTTATCTATCCCATTctatcagatctacacaagttgACTAGACTAGCTGGTGCTGCTACCACCAGATTGTTATCTATCCCATTctatcagatctacacaagttgACTAGACTAGCTGGTGCTGCTACCACCATAATGTTATCTATCCCATTctatcagatctacacaagttgACTAGACTAGCTGGTGCTGCTACTGGAATACATCAAACAAGTGGAAAGACTAGAGTGATCCAGGAGgggtttgggaaacactggacTAGAGTCTCGGGATCACAGGACGTTGGTGgcacacatggtttccatggtttccagttgtttgatgccattccatttgctccgttccagacattattatgagtcgttctcccctcagcaagTTCCAATGCTAGGGATTGATTCAGGAATGGGCCAACAGCCAACCTTTCTCTCACCACAGCTCAACAGCTCCACCAGGTGGAAAGACTGGAAAACTGCTACCTCTTAAAACTTTCTCCAAACCAACAGCATCTTGGTGCTTTACAGACAGCTCTGTTGAGGTTTAGAGGGTATTAAATGAAACTGTCATCTTGATAACAGTAACTGTTTTACAGACTTTAGCTTGACCCTGTGTTAATGAGCTCTttgtaataaacacacacacgaggCCTGAAGGCACAACCCACATTGAGTttacagtaacaatggagagaagtaggtcctcaaccaacagtaacaatggagagaggaggaaggtcctcaaccaacagtaacaatgaagagaggaggaaggtcctcaaccaacagtaacaatgaagagaggaggaaggtcctcaaccaacagtaacaatggagagaggtggaaggtcctcaaccaacagtaacaatggagagaggaggaaggtcctcaaccaacagtaacaatggagagaggaggaaggtcctcaaccaacagtaacaatggagagaggaggaaggtcctcaaccaacagtaacaatggagagaggaggaaggtcctcaaccaacagtaacaatggagagaggaggaaggtcctcaaccaacagtaacaatggagagaagtggaaggtcctcaaccaacagtaacaatggagagaggaggaaggtcctcaaccaacagtaacaatggagagaggaggaaggtcctcaaccaacagtaacaatggagagaggtggaaggttctcaaccaacagtaacaatggagagaggtggaaggttctcaaccaacagtaacaatggagagaggtggaaggtcctcaaccaacagtaacaatggagagaggtggaaggttctcaaccaacagtaacaatgaagagaggaggaaggtcctcaaccaacagtaacaatgaagcgaggaggaaggtcctcaaccaacagtaacaatgaagagaggaggaaggtcctcaaccaacagtaacaatggagagaagtggaaggtcctcaaccaacagtaacaatggagagaggtggaaggtcctcaaccaacagtaacaatggagagaggtggaaggtcctcaaccaacagtaacaatggagagaggtggaaggtcctcaaccaacagtaacaatgaagagaggaggaaggtcctcaaccaacagtaacaatgaagcgaggaggaaggtcctcaaccaacagtaacaatgaagagaggaggaaggtcctcaaccaacagtaacaatggagagaggtggaaggtcctcaaccaacagtaacaatggagagaggtggaaggtcctcaaccaacagtaacaatggagagaggaggaaggtcctcaaccaacagtaacaatggagcaATAAGAAAGGAGCATCATAAACTACTACTCAGACTGTCATGGTCATTCTGAAGTCTTTCATTGTGTTTTTCTACAGTGGAACTTAAACAGCACTATTTCAATACACCAATCAGTCTTCCTGCTTTGGTAAAACAACATAGGAAGTGTTCAGTACATTGACTAAATACATATCATGAATGTCACTTGTCTTTAACAAGTTTAGCCAGTTTTCCTAAAATCCTCTATGGTCAATTAGTCCTCTGTTGTTCTGCCTTTTGTAAATATGTGTTTAACCTGCCTTACAATAAATATAGAcatgtttatttctatgtttacAACCTGTTAAATAGACAATCATTAGACAATGAGCATCATCATACAGAGTTATTTATTGACATCATCAAATCACAGCTTACACACACATCAACTCAGGTTTGGGGAAATGATCAGCCCTAAAACAATGCAAGTCTATGTGTATACAACATACACAATACAATGAAATCACACTGTAGTGCATCAATTCATTACTTAGAATCTAAACGAGTATTTCTGTGCCCTTGAAAGTTACACTGGGCTGTAGGTTGGGATGGAGATCAGGGGAGTAGTGCAGGAGGGACCCATCCTTCATATGCTGGGGGTCCCAAGGCTCACTCCAGATTCTGGGCCCCTGCCATCCTTCATATGCTGGGGGTTCCCAAGGCTCACTCCAGACTCTGGGCCCCTGGGGGCCAAAGAGAATctgactgttagagaggaaacaAACCAGCACGACGGCCGGGTGCTTCTGACCAGAATATCGGACACTCATTTTTGTTAATTTCATGACTATTCTACATTTAGGTCCAAAGCCTATACAATATATTAGCTCATAAACTATGTAAGTCATTACTAAAGTAAAATATTTACAGGTGATTGGCCCGATGGTGAGGGGCTTGAGGCGGATGGACTTGGACACAGAGCGGGATCTCCTCCTGGAAcacacctgtagagagagaaaccaaacagtcagagagaccaaccactaactcagagagaccaaacactaagtcagagagaccaaccactaaGTCAGAGAGACCAAACACTAAGTCAGAGAGACCAAACACTAAGTCAGAGAGACCAAACACTAAGTCAGAGAGACCAAACACTAAGTCAGAGAGACCAAACACTAAGTCAGAGAGACCAAACACTAAGTCAGAGAGACCAAACACTAAGTCAGAGAGACCAAACACTAAGTCAGAGAGACCAATCACTAAGTCAGAGAGACCAAACACAACGAAACCTGAAAGCCCATGGAGAGAGTTAATGAGTCTGAGAAGAACATCAGGACTCACTGGAGTGCAGGAGGAGCTCCTCTGGTCACACAGGCTGAGGCTGCAGTGCAGGAAGATGTAACGGTAGTCCCCCTGCAGTAGAGCAGAGAAGCGAGCCCTGAGGGACGAGCCGCTTTCCTCCACTGTCACCTGGGTACGATTTGTAGGACACCTGGGAGAAGAGCCAAGAAACAGCAAAGGGTTCAAGGCTACACAGACCGTACACAGCAACAAACATACCATACttcacacacaaaacaaacacacatagacaTGCAAACAGCTGATGAATAGAGTCATGGACCTGTCCTGAATCATGTAGATCTGTGGGGGATTATCAGGGCTGGGTGATTCCGTGGTGTAGCAGTCTTCCAGAACAACGACAAAACGTTCTGCCTCGGACTCCTCTACGGACACGCCCACGTACAGGGAGGAACCCGCAATCAGGGTGACTGGCTGACCAGCTGGGTAAGGCTGTGTGTAGTTGGTGTCGCGGTACAGAGACATGGAGGCCTTGGCCTTGGCACCGACTCTGACAACTTTATGATCCGTTCTGTGAAGAGGTACAAAGGTACAAAGAGGTGAagctacaaatcaaatcaaactttatgaACATTAAAATAACAGTTGAATGTTCATAATGATGACACTGTTAGAAAAAacagttccaaaagggttctttggctgtccccatatgagaaccctttttggttccaggttgaacctgttttggttctaggtagaaccctctgtggagagcattctacatggaactcaaaataaTTATATCTGGATCCAAAAGTtttctgcctggaaccaaaaggggttcttcaaagggttctcctatggggacagccaaagaatccATTTAGGTTCTAAATGGCACATTTTTTCTAATAGTGTAGTTTGAAACAAAGACAAcagaataaacagaatggagtttCAGCATATTTTCTCACAGTGGGAGAGGTCTGATGGCCACATCCAGACTGCTCTCTGTCTCCAGAGGATAGACACAGGAGAAGGGAAAGCCGAAGGGTTGGGAGTCGTTCCTCCCATCTACTGGATAAACGAATAAGCTGTTGGAGTAGACAGCATGGGTGGCGTTTGTCTGGGAAAAGGAGGGGGGTTAAGAAATATGCCATATTCATGCATTTATTAGGCCTGCTTGCATTAGTGATGTGTAGACTACCGTGAAATCACAGTGATATGTAGACTGCCGTGAAATCACAGTGATGTGTAGACTACCGTGAAATCACAGTGATGTGTAGACTACCGTGAAATCACAGTGATGTGTAGACCGCCGTGAAATCACAGTGATGTGTAGACTGCCGTGAAATCACAGTGATGTGTAGACGACCGTGAAATCACAGTGATGTGTAGACTGCCGTGAAATCACAGTGATGTGTAGACTACCGTGAAATCACAGTGATGTGTAGACTACCGTGAAATCACAGTGATGTGTAGACTGCCGTGAAATCACAGTGATGTGTAGACTGCCGTGAAATCACAGTGATGTGTAGACTACCGTGAAATCACAGTGATGTGTAGACTACCGTGAAATCACAGTGATGTGTAGACTACCGTGAAATCACAGTGATGTGTAGACGACCGTGAAATCACAGTGATGTGTAGACTACCGTGAAATCACAGTGATGTGTAGACTACCGTGAAATCACAGTGATGTGTAGACGACCGTGAAATCACAGTGATGTGTAGACTACCGTGAAATCACAGTGATGTGTAGACGACCGTGAAATCACAGTGATGTGTAGACTACCGTGAAATCACAGTGATGTGTAGACTACCGTGAAATCACAGTGATGTGTAGACTGCTGTGAAATCACAGTGATGTGTAGACTACCGTGAAATCACAGTGATGTGTTTGACAATTAACCACCGTTAACACTAATGTCATATCCGTCTTCAGCCCTGTTTATTTACTTAACCTTGATTTAAAGCAGGGAGTCCTATTGAGACCAAGGTCTCATGACAAGACCAGCAGCTACTACACATTAAATGTTAGAGACACACATACTTAAATCAAGGCAGGAGCATAGAaaacacaaaaatacaaaaacacaattgAAAAACAAGCAGAGGTTCCTCCACCAACAATCTGAACTGTCTGAAAGGCACCATTGcatcccgtgtagctcagttgtaaatgagaacttgtcctcaactagcctacctggttaaataaaggtgaaataaaaacatttaatacatttaaaaagtaaGATGCAAACCAACTAAAGTGTATGTTTAGTAATAATTCATAAAACTTCTCCAGGGAAAATATTGGGGATGGGACAGCAATATAGAACCTTCTTGAACATAAAGTGAAAATATTTCTCACCTCCAGAGTGTTCCCACAGCGTCCCTCCCTGCGCTCCACCTGGTACCACACCGTGCCGTTACGATCCTCGTGGGCGGAGCAGCGGTGGTCGGCCAGGTGAGCAGAGGAAGCATCCAGACCAGCAGCCTCCAGGTAAACATTTGGAAGGCCCACCTTCAGGAGGCTCCGCCCACACACCAGCTCTGGAGCTAAGTTAACAACTCAGGaggttatttaagcaataaggtgtGTGAACAGGTACATGTGTGAGACTGAGATCCCTGTGTGGCTTCCTATACACCACGCAACACGGAATGCCTGCATACATCCCTCAGCCgtggtgtattggccatataccacaaacccccaagctGCCTTATCACCCAATCATCATTCAGGGCTGGGaccctgaatgttgattggctgaaagccgtggtatctgagaccatataccacgggtatgagaaaacatgtatttttactgttctaattccgttggtaatcagtttataatagcagtaaggcaccttgggggttagtgatatatggccaatataccacgcctCCTCTGACCTTATTGGTTAAAAGATACGCATCTTAAAGATGCATCATTTCACCCCTATATCTCTGCGTTTCATAGTGTTTGAAAGAAATACAGATGTGACAATGCAGTTTATACACTCACCTTTCCTCTCACATCTCCAGTTGGTCTCATTGTCGCTCACACAGGCATCAAACACTCCACATGTAGAACACACTGTGGTGCTGACATCTGgaagagacagaggtagtgttaAATGGCTTTGTTATGTCTAGTTACTTGAACATTCTTTGTGTCTCTAAGAATCAGGGATAATCCCTTTACGATAGCAATATACCTGCACAGTAGGCCATGTTGCATGTTGTTGTAGGGACCAACTTGTAGACATAGTAGTTTCCATAGCAGGCTTTGACATGGATGGGATTTTGCCTCCTGTAGCAGCAGTCATAGTAATAGTGTCCACAGACGCTCCTCTGAACCACCCCGTCTAACAGCTGGGGATGCGCTAATGGAAGCCACAAGGGGATCTCCGTCCCACACATGTACTTttccacacacctctctggcatcTGAACACTGGTGTTCCCCAGGAACAGGCGATACCAGCCCTGCCAGTTGACAGACGTGTCACAGTGGTAGCCGTTAGCTGGACCGTAGTTGGTGGTGGAACGCCAGTCGTCATTCAGTACAGAGTAGTGCAGGCAGGGGTCTGCACAGAGGGATGTTCCACCAACACTGATACAGTCCTCTCCCACTGGACACCGTCTCCCCCCGCACTGAAACTGCACTGAACGGGAGTCAGAACCAGGACTGGAGTGGAGGTCGTCTTCAGGAGGCACCAGGCAGTTGAAGGATCCGGGGGTGTTCTCACAGACCTGAGGAGGGCTGCAGGGTTGGTCTGGGAGGGAACACTCGTCAACGTCCACACAGCCCAGCTCCGAGGACCAGCCGTAACCTTGACGACAGCAGGAGCCTTTAGCGCAGAATTCAAGGTCGTAGCATGTGATGCCGTCGCCAACGAAGCCATCTTGACAGGTGCAAGTGACGGACCCGGTTTGGAAAGCATCTCCCCTCTCACGTTCCACAGGTGAGTCTAGGCAGGTGGCTTGGTCATGACACGCCTCACAACTGGTAACAACCGTACCTGAGAAAACAATTCCCCCATAAAGCTTATGACAAGACACTACATTCAATTTAATCAATAACGCCCGAGGAGGTGTGATATATTGGCCgttataaactgggtagtttgggtcctggatgctgattggttgaaagcTGTGGAATATcagacattataaactggttggttAGAGCCCTGAATGCGGATTGGCTGACacccgtggtatatcagaccgtataccacgggtatgacaaaacatttataatTACTGCTCTAAATAcattggtaaacagtttataatagcaataaggcaccttgaaGATTTGTGTTAttttgccaatataccacaggcTAAGAActgtccttagccgtggtatattggccgtataccacaccccctcgtgccttattgcttaaatataccacaagTATGATGCAAAATTACTTGTTTACTGttataattacgttggtaactagtttataatagcaataatgcacatcaggggtttgtggtatatggccaatatgtcactgctaagggctgtatccaggcacaccCCTTCACATCGTCCGTAAgaacaacaacacataaaacctcacataattctgcaAAAAAACTATTACAATTTATCTCATCCAGTAGTACAGTTGAAGTAattagtttacatacaccttagccaaatacattttaactcttcctgacatttaatcctagtaaagaattccctgtcttaggtcagttaggatcacccctttattttaagaatgtgaaattgtCACGAACGTCATcttggaaatgaccggaccaaggtgcagcgtggtgggcGTACATTTCACTTTATTATAAATGTCGCCAAAAAAACAAGTAACAACAAAAACCAatgtgaagcttactagggctatacaggccactaacaaagacaactacccacaactaaggtggcaaaacaggctgcctaagtacgattcttaatcagagacaacgagaatCAGCTGTccttgattgagaaccataccaggcaaaaacatagaaacagaaaacatagaatgcccaccccacatcacaccctgacctaaccaaatagagaaataaaacggctctctaaggtcagggcgtgacagaaatgtcagaataatagtagagagaatgatttatttcagcttttatttatttcatcacattcccagtggttcagaagtttacatacactcaattaatatttggtagcattgcctttaaattgtttaacttgggtctgtAACGGCgggtttcctcctcttcgtctgaagaggaggtgtagcagggat comes from Salvelinus fontinalis isolate EN_2023a unplaced genomic scaffold, ASM2944872v1 scaffold_0307, whole genome shotgun sequence and encodes:
- the LOC129845449 gene encoding uromodulin-like, which gives rise to MTSSGVLMMLLFFKHVTADNSGTVVTSCEACHDQATCLDSPVERERGDAFQTGSVTCTCQDGFVGDGITCYDLEFCAKGSCCRQGYGWSSELGCVDVDECSLPDQPCSPPQVCENTPGSFNCLVPPEDDLHSSPGSDSRSVQFQCGGRRCPVGEDCISVGGTSLCADPCLHYSVLNDDWRSTTNYGPANGYHCDTSVNWQGWYRLFLGNTSVQMPERCVEKYMCGTEIPLWLPLAHPQLLDGVVQRSVCGHYYYDCCYRRQNPIHVKACYGNYYVYKLVPTTTCNMAYCADVSTTVCSTCGVFDACVSDNETNWRCERKAPELVCGRSLLKVGLPNVYLEAAGLDASSAHLADHRCSAHEDRNGTVWYQVERREGRCGNTLETNATHAVYSNSLFVYPVDGRNDSQPFGFPFSCVYPLETESSLDVAIRPLPLTDHKVVRVGAKAKASMSLYRDTNYTQPYPAGQPVTLIAGSSLYVGVSVEESEAERFVVVLEDCYTTESPSPDNPPQIYMIQDRCPTNRTQVTVEESGSSLRARFSALLQGDYRYIFLHCSLSLCDQRSSSCTPVCSRRRSRSVSKSIRLKPLTIGPITWAQSLE